The DNA sequence CCTTCAAATCTGCCTCTTTCTCTTAGGCATTTCCGCGAACACCTCGCGAGCAAACCCATTTAACCGACAATGGCGACCCAGAACGACACACCCAAATCCGGATCCGGAGCCAACGGCGAAGCCCCGCCGCCGCAGCACCGCAAGGTGGCCCTGATCACCGGCATTACCGGCCAGGACGGGTCGTACCTCACCGAGTTCTTGCTCGACAAGGGGTACGAGGTCCACGGCCTGATCCGCCGCTCCTCCAACTTCAACACCCAACGGATCAACCACATCTACATCGACCCACACAACGCCCACAAGGCCCGGATGAAGCTCCACTACGCCGATCTCTCCGACGCCTCCTCTCTCCGCCGCTGGATCGACACGATCTCCCCCGACGAGGTCTACAATCTCGCCGCCCAGTCCCACGTGGCGGTCTCGTTCGAGATCCCTGATTACACCGCCGACGTCGTTGCCACAGGCGCCCTCCGCCTGCTCGAGGCCGTGCGCTCACACGTCTCCGCCACGGGCCGCAGCCACATCCGTTACTACCAGGCTGGGTCCTCGGAGATGTTCGGATCGACCCCACCGCCGCAGTCGGAGACCACCCCGTTCCACCCGCGGTCCCCCTACGCCGCGTCCAAGTGCGCGGCGCACTGGTACACCGTGAACTACCGCGAGGCGTACGGTCTGTTCGCGTGCAACGGGATCTTGTTCAACCACGAGTCCCCGCGGCGGGGCGAAAACTTCGTGACCCGGAAGATCACGCGGGCCGTGGGGCGGATCAAGATCGGGCTGCAGAGCAAGCTGTTCCTGGGAAATCTGCAGGCCTCTCGGGACTGGGGATTCGCTGGGGACTACGTGGAGGCGATGTGGATGATGCTGCAGCAAGAAAAGCCGGACGACTACGTGGTTGCGACGGAGGAGTCGCACACGGTGGAGGAGTTCTTGGACGTGGCGTTTGGGTATGTGGGGCTGAAGTGGAGGGACCATGTGGTGATCGATAAGAGGTACTTCAGGCCAGCGGAGGTTGACAACTTGAAGGGAGATGCAAGTAAGGCCAAGAAGGTGTTGGGTTGGAAGCCCAAGGTTGGGTTTGAGaagttggtgaagatgatggtcGATGAGGATGTTGAATTGgctaagagagagaaggttcttGTTGATGCTGGGTACATGGATGCTCAGCAACAGCCCTGAGAATTGGGTACTTCTTATGTCTTGCTGCTCTGTCCCTTAACCTTTTCCTGTGCTCTTTTTCGGTTATTTATTTGAAGATCAGTTCGCAGCAAgtaaagtttttgttttttgaggtTTAAAGGGTTTGAAATGTTCTTGGGATGGATATAGGTTGCTTACCGTCTTATCTTGCTGGGGTAGACCAATGAGCTCAAATGTCCATTGGATTTGTTGTAGCTTACTCTCTATTCATTCGCTTTCAATCAGTAAATTTagattcttttcattttcgctGGGTTTGCCTCAGTTTGAAGTTGCTACCTTCTTGTTAAAGTTCGGATGAGCTTCAGATGAGTTGAAGCCTTTGTGTTTACTTTCTTTAGATCTGGTTAAATTATGGAGAGTGCAGTATGTTGTTCACCAAAAAGAGAATGGACCAACCCTTTTGTGTTTGCGAATTGATAGGAAagcaagggaaaattttctCATGGGAATGCAGTAACTGGACGTTTGGTTCTGCCATTTCATCTGTCGATAGTTTCACAATGCGAGATCAATCCAGTGAGATCTTGACCTGGTCATTTTTGGTGTGGTCCCTCTGTGTGGGCTTTCAAACTGTTATGATTTTGCTTTCTATTGAGGAACTTTGTATGTGTGTGCTGTTGTGTCGGTGCAAGCATGTCTCCTCCACGAAGTTGGTGATCGAAGAAGATTTCATCTATCAATAAGATCCGAAAGAGCTTGTATTTGTGGATGCGCATTGGGAAAGAATGGGACTCTTCCAAAACCAATTGAAGTTCCGAACCTTTAAATGTCCTGCTGTTGAACTGATATGTTCGTGAAAGGAATTATcttgaaggagaaagaaattaaCCCAATGATATAGCAGATATTCTATGGACCCAGGGATTGCTGTCTTGTGTTGCATTGGTATGTTGAATTGAGATCTTGGCTATTTACCTGAGATGATGAGATCGCCACCGGAAGATTAACCGGATAAAAGGATCTAAGAACACTGTCTTTGCTCTTCGTAGTCTAGTTTTATACAAGCTACGTACTTCCATCGTACCATTATGTCATTGAATAGCCATCTGAGATCTATAGTGCCGAAGGTGGATTGTCCGGAAAATATGGAACAGAGTACCATATCTACCTTACCGGGTACTTTTGCTATAATCTCTGGCTAAACTGCGAGTACCTTGAGGAATTACATGCATATTCCAACCTTGCCGTTGAAAGGATGAAGTGAAAGTTAGTTCATGGAAAGGTACAAGCGTCCCATACCCGCAGCACATTCCTAAGCAAAGAATGACTGAGCAACATGGTTAGTTTGAGTGAAGAAGAAAGGTAGGTTCTTACGTATTCGTTATACCACCGGTTTTGACTGTTTACTACTTAAAAAGTCTGGAACTTTTGCAAGACCCGCCTAAACATCTTGAATCTTAGTAAGCGAACGTACTAAATGAGGTGGTCGGTTACAAGTTAACATTAAAATTAGGGGGTGCTAATCAATAACGAAAAACATATTTACTTATATATCGACTTTGGGAACCTGCCTCATCTCCGAGTCCGAACTCAGTGTCCTCTCTCTAACTCTTTCATCTTCGAGTCTCAAGTTCCGCAGTTAATCTATCAAAGACCAGAGCCCCGGACCACTTTCATGTCCCTCGTTCAAGATCTGGCTTAGTTAAGAATCAATCTAAAGGAGAGGCACCTGTTCGAAGAAAAGCACAAACGAAATGAACAAAAGACGAAACATTCTTAGGAGGAAAACGGACCCCTACACCCCTTACACGGTAATACTTATATCGTGTTAATATTGATATATGAGAATAACATAATGTTGACGGACTTTATATGAGTGCATCATATGATATGAGTGGCGATATTATAAGATGTATTCTCTTTGATCAAGGATTTTTATATGGACAAATAGATAATGTGTGTGTAAGcacaggaaaattaccaaaaaagttttaaatctattgcaattgtgtcaatttagtcttaattttttttttatcaattgagttcttaaccttttgcatttgtgccaattcggttcatctAGCCAACTTTGGCCAATCGGTCTTGACGTGACAATTTTGATTAAtatttccaaatattttcaatttcttattttttattatttgatttatttgattttccttttttttttccttctccttcttcctccagtcggTTATTGGATCGGCAACCCGCCAGGAGCGAGgcctagaggaagaaggagaagaagcgaaaaatattttttttaaaaagtattattaaaaattggtaGACAATTTCTGTCAAATAAAACTGGCTTGGTGGACTTAATTGAcgcaaatataaaatgttttaaaactcaattggaaaaaaaaaagtttagaactaaattaccataattgcaataagtttaggccTTTTTTCTGGTGATTTTCTCATATAATCACTGGCTTCCCTTCTTCCTTAAGCATATTAAAGATATAATTGATACCTAGgatgcaattgaatcttaaagTTTGTAAATTacataattaaatcctaaaatttgcaaGCATCGAGTATCTCCATAATCTGTAAGCCAGGTCTTTAATTGCTGAAATCCAGAACAGCAGTAATGGTTTTCTTGATATTGATTTTGGTACGTCGTTATAAGTAAGATGAGCGATCCAATGTTCTCATTCAATAGCCATTGAAAGATGTCCTAAATAACTAACCCACGCCTTTAGAGACGACAAATTCGCTGGTATCGCACCACTGTAGCGacggttttttcttcttttgcactAGTCTTTCCAGTTGTTTCCCAATGTCTTCCTCGTCAATGTGCTCATTTCGTATTATTCAAACATTGGCGCACCTCAACGAATCCATCTCTACAAGTAGACTCGTTCTTTATATTCACAATACCTCGCGCACACGTATCTATCTATTCATCGGATAACGAGTGAGTTGCGATGGACATATCTCTTTCATTTCTAAAGACTATTGTTGGTGGCGTAACGGGATATGCATTATGTTGAAAAATATCGTCGAGAATGGGATGAAATGAAATCATATTTTGAAGCacgataacactctctttaaagATTTATTTGCCCTACAACTTTGCTAATGGTTTCCGACAAATATCgtccaggatacaacaaagtctcaagtGAGAATAGCATATAGGAATTCCAATAGTTATCTAAGATCTCTCaagggaaacaattggaaaaaaaatgccGTATTTCTTTGACAAAGAACGAAAATGGACGTTGTCCTAAACATTGAGGAAAATCGTAATACATACAAATATGTGTGTGCGTGCGCGCGCGCCCGAAAACCTTTGCGAACGGACatgttatttttaaaatatcacAACTTTTCACTTATGAAAAGAATGCAACTTTTCGTATTCGAAAACTGTTAAATTCGAACGTAACTCTTCATGTCCGAAAACTATTAATtcggacacaactcttcatCTCTGGAAATTGCTATGTTTGGAAAAAATGCAGCCTTTTAAAGGTTGTAAGAATGACTAATATCtgttaggcagaaaataaattaaatttgaaattttaatagtTACTCCTTCATGAATAGTCACACTATTCTAATGAGTCGCAAAATTTACTTTAtaattataattttgaaaatagtaaACGaacaatatatatttattgGTTAGTGCTATTTTTGGTCCACGCACTCGCATGTAGGTATAGTGGAGTCTAGTACACTTTTTCTTCCATCATATGCGTGATGAAGTAAAGACccttttcgtttgttttgcaaacaaacttcaacacatTAGACCCAATTCCTCTGCATTTTATGATGTTCGATGTTTGACACAAGTAATTAAGCAAGGTCTGCCTTGGgaagattgtccaaaaagtccttaATCTAtcgtacttttgccaattcagtcctaaatcttttaattttgccaactgagtcttaaacttttttacgttttgccaattaaatctatctgatcaattttgattggaaattgatAACTTGGAagccggccgtcctacgtagCACGACGGGCGTTGATATgtataattttcaataatattttactattttaaatttttttattaatcttattattatttttctgattCCTTTCTTtacctttctctttctttttagctttatttttttgtaattttcctttttcgcctagtctggcaagggtcgcccttGCCCGGGTGAGCGAGGACCGCCCTTGCTCGACCTGGCGAGGGCCTCCTTGTCCCGGTCATCCCTCGCCCgagggaagggaaaaagagaaaagataaaaaaaaaaatcttgtttttttataaaagattGTCCACATTAGCTTCAGCCGTGCAATGTAAAAAGGCTAGTTGTCTACGCCAGTGATTTTCTGCcaaaactcaattagcaaaacatgaaaaggtttaggactgaatcaacaaaattgcaataagtttaggtttttttggacaattttcccgccCCTTGGTCGCATTGTAGATCATTTGTCATGAAACATGTGCCACAGAACCTGTTACCTGAGAGAGCTTTGGTCAACATAACTGACATAACTATAGCTTGTTTTGTAAGACGACAAGAGAGCTTTCTTTTGTCCATTACTTCTATTCCAAACTTGCTATTTAAGGAAGGAAAAATCATAGCCAAATGATGGGGGCAAGGTATAAGCATAACAACCACATTTCCTAGTATTGTGGGCATGTTTGTTTGGTAATGTTCGATTCGTTGATTGTGCTTTAAAGTGTCCAACCCGCGAAGAAAGACAGGAAGTAACCCCACCAAAAAAGATCGAATAAATGCTTCCCTTGACATTGCTAATATTGCTAAGGAACAAGGCACCAAGGCAATGCAAGACTACACAATTTTTGCTTGGAGTGAGAATCTTAACTGAGGGTTCCTTCCTTATTCACCGGAAGAGCTCACCTATGCAAGGAAGACTCCACATACAACTTTTGACATGATTTCGATCTGTCTGACTAATCGATTAAGTGTTCTCGTTTGATACGTGCATGATATGTCTCTCCCGTCGCTCATATGCGCCGCTAAAGAGTCAAATTCTCAAGGGAGGGTGGAATTTCATCATGGTGTGAAATTCTTgaggggcattttttttttttgtggtcatttCTGCAACTCCTAGTCCGGCGACTGTAATGATCGAATTGATTATCTTCAGGCATAGGAACAAACTATGGAATACTGAGGTGGATGTGTAAGATGGCTACATCAAGCGATTCGACAGATTTCAAAAGCGGAAAGCTTTACCTGACTAGTCTTGTAAACTAAGTCTTGCATCATAAGTTATTGCGAGAGATGCTTTCTCCCCCGTCTCACGGTCCAAAAATGGCACAAGCAAAGAACCGAACAAACCTTGTCGTAGACAGGAGAGACCATACCAAGAAAAGCATATGATAAAAGAAGAACCTACATAGAGAGAGAATGATATGTCCCAACAAATTAATTCGATCTTACCAAACAAACcaacatacacacacacacacacacacacacacacgaccTTGCTCGAATCAAACACATTCATCAGGCATGGATGCTTCTGATGCGAAAAAACGCACGATGGCTAGCGAAGCGGCCGCCGAGATCTTGTCGCAGAAACTAGAGACCTTGCTCCATCACCCGGAGTGCGTCAGGTGCTTATCGATGGACGACCTCGTGAAGGAGGCCAAGAAGAAGGTGGCCACGATCCAAGGGTTCTTTTCCACTCAAGACAGACCGTCCAAGAGCATGGAGTGGTTGGGGCGGCTCCTCCGAGCCATGTATGAGGCTGAGGACTTCATCGACAAGTTCCACCTCGGAGAGGCCCGGGGGAGGCACGGAGCCCTCCACGTGGTCACAAGGCCGGCTGCCGAGCTCGTCTCCAAGTACGAGCTGTGGAGGAACTTGTCCAATCTGGTGAAAAAGTTGGAGGAGTTGTGTCAAGATCAGTACTTGAAGAGCAAGATGAAAATGGTACCCGCTAGTTCCTGCTCCCCTGCTAGCGTAACATGGCAAGGCCAAAAAAAAGTGAGGCTGACTAGCTACTGGAATCTGCAAGCATCCTACTTATGTCgcaaggagaagaaaaagaaaataatggagcTGATTGAGGGGGAAGCGAAGGGGCAGGTTGTCACTGTGACTTCGATTTGGGGTGAGGAAGGCACCGGCAAGACGTTGCTCGCGAGATCGGTCTACGGGGAAGCGATGTGCCTCGGTGTCGAGTCACGTGCTTGGGTCCACGTCTCGGCTGGCATGGAGGTGAAGGAGTTCCTGTTCGAGATACTGAGGCAAATGGGGATGCCAGCGAGGGAGGTGAAGGACATGAGTTTGGACGAGATAACGGAAATGCTTTCCAACGAATTGGCCAAGAGGAAGAAGTACCTCATAGTGTTGGATAACGTGCAGCAGTCCAACACGCTACTCTTGCTAAGGTTCGTGGGGATCATCCTGTTCCATCGGCAGGGCCACATAATCATCGCCACTCGACACTCTAGCATAGACGGCATCATGAAACTTTTTGAGGCAACGGGGATCGTGCTAGATAAATTAAACGATGATAAAAGCAAGAAGATGCTCGCTAGTAAGTTGTATAGAGTACCCGATGGTCAGAATCTCTGGAAGAACAAGGATATCCTAAGTACTTGTGGGGGCTTGCCGCTCAGTCTGTCCTTACTCGGCGGGTTACTGTCATATGCTGAAGAGCACGAACGCCAAGAGCCCAAGCTCTCGGCGTTGCTGAAAGATTGTTCGGGATTATCAGGTATAGTCCAATCGAGTTACCGTAGATTGCCGGTTCATCTAAAACCGTGTTTCATCTACATGGCTTTGTTCCCCGTGGCATCCCTGATTCCGACAAGAAGGCTAGTGAGGCTGTGGTTGGCCGAGGGCTTATTGGATTCGCATTGTTACGACAGCGAGAGGAAACGGACGAGGCTGCCTGAGGATGTAGGAGAGAATTTCATTCTGGAGCTCGCGGAAAGGAACCTGATTGATGTGGTGAGCTGGAGGGCGGACGGATCCCCCAAGGCTTGCCAAATGCCCACCCGTATGCACGACATGATCCTCCCGATCGCGATCAGCTCGGGGTTCCTTCACATACATGACGCTAGCAAGTCGAAACACGGCGAACTGACCAGCCAGCAAGAACAGGCCCAACCGCGAGAAACCAAGGTCCGGTGGCTCGCGGAGCACACAAACATAGTCAGAGGCGGCCAAGGCAGCAGCAACCCCGGCTTGAACCTCGGCCAAGTCCGCTCATTTCTGTCGTTCTACCTGAGGAGAGGCATGCTCACCAAGGACATAGGCACGGTCCTGCGGAACATCACCTCCAAGACTGACTATAGCTTGCTGAGGGTACTCGACTTGGAGGGCGTGTATAAGCCGTCCTTGCAAGGGGTGCTCCACAAGCTGGTGCTCCTAAGGTACCTAGGATTGAGATCCACGGTGTTGGACTCGATCCCGCGCGAGGTCGCGGATCTGCACTATCTCGAGACTCTCGACATAAAGCACACCAACATCACTTCCCTCCCGAGTTCCTTGTGGAAGGCGAGGAACCTGAGGCACCTGCATCTCAACTGGTTCTACATCGACTTGAAGAAGATCCTCAAGGCTTGTGGCAACAACGTCGAGGCCTTGGCTAAACTCCAAACCTTAAGCGGGCTGGTCATCGGTGACGTGAAGGAGAACTCGATGACGGAACACATGAACAGCTTGACCTCGCTCACCACGCTCAAGCTTTTCTTGCAACAGTCGGATAAGGGCCCCTCCTCAGGCGCTGCAGGGAAAATGATATCCCGTTGGATTAGCACCAGGCTCACCAATCTCCAGTCCTTGACCTTTGGGGTGATCCAAGAAGCCAAATCCGCTGAAGAAGCCGAGACTGCGAAAGGAGCCGAGCCCCAGGCAGGAGCCAAGCAAGAGGTAGGAGCGGCACCGGCGGAGCCCACGAAAGCCAAACCCAAGAAATCGCAGGTAGGAGGGTTACCAACACTGTCGCTGGCTGAACATCACGAGCTGTTGGAGCTCTACTTGCTGGGGCAACTCGAGAAGCCCATCTGGACACGGCTCTTGCCCGACTCGCTCCGGGTTCTGACTCTGTCGGGTTCGAAGGTGGAAACAGACATGATCCCCGAGCTGGGGAATCTCCTGACGAGCCTGAGGACGCTCAGGCTCTTGGCCAACTCTTTCCGAGGCAAAAGCTTGAGGTTCACCGCAGGTGGCTTCCCGAGCCTCAAGatcttgaagatttggaagctGCCACAGCTCGAGGACGTGACTATCGAAGAAGGAGCAATGCCGCATCTCAAAGAAGTCGAGTTCAGGCACCTCGAGAAGCTGAAAACTATCGATAGGATCTGCCGTTGCAAGGAGTTGGAAACCATATGGGTGATATATGGCACCGATAAACCTGCTTTTGTGAAGCCTCTCGAGGACGGTAAGGGAGATGAGACGATTCTGCACGTCGAAAGAGACACCGAGGGGTCCGGATCTATGGACACCGACGAAGACGACAGGTATGAGATGATTGATATTCAATCTCGAACATGTTCTACACGCGTGGTGATTGAAAATGCTTTTTTTAGTCTTGATAATTTCAATAATTACTTAGTAGTTTTTAAAAAGAATGATAAAATTCAGGGACAAAGAAGGAGAGACGTCCGCTCAACACCCTGAAGAGGACGGTAAGGGAGATGAGACGATTCTGCACGTCGAAAGAGACACCGAGGGGTCCGGATCTATGGACACCGACGAAGACGACAGGTATGAGATGATTGATATTCAATCTCGAACATGTTCTACACGCGTGGTGATTGAAAATGCTTTTTTTAGTCTTGATAATTTCAATAATTACTTAGTAGTTTTTAAAAAGAATGATAAAATTCAGGGACAAAGAAGGAGAGACGTCCGCTCAACACCCTGAAGAGGACGGTAAGGGAGATGAGACGATTCTGCACGTCGAAAGAGACACCGAGGGGTTCGGATCTATGGACACCGACGAAGACGACAGGTATGAGATGATTGATATTCAATCTCGAACATGTTCTACACGCGTGGTGATTGAAAATGCTTTTTTTAGTCTTGATAATTTCAATAATTACTTAGTAGTTTTTAAAAAGAATGATAAAATTCAGGGACAAAGAAGGAGAGACGTCCGCTCAACACCCTGAAGAGGACGGTAAGGGAGATGAGACGATTCTGCACGTCGAAAGAGACACCGAGGGGTCCGGATCTATGGACACCGACGAAGACGACAGGTATGAGATGATTGATATTCAATCTCGAACATGTTCTACACGCGTGGTGATTGAAAATGCTTTTTTTAGTCTTGATAATTTCAATAATTACTTAGTAGTTTTTAAAAAGAATGATAAAATTCAGGGACAAAGAAGGAGAGACGTCCGCTCAACACCCTGAAGAGGACGGTAAGGGAGATGAGACGATTCTGCACGTCGAAAGAGACACCGAGGGGTCCGGATCTATGGACACCGACGAAGACGACAGGTATGAGATGATTGATATTCAATCTCGAACATGTTCTACACGCGTGGTGATTGAAAATGCTTTTTTTAGTCTTGATAATTTCAATAATTACTTAGTAGTTTTTAAAAAGAATGATAAAATTCAGGGACAAAGAAGGAGAGACGTCCGCTCAACACCCTGAAGAGGACGGTAAGGGAGATGAGACGATTCCGCACGTCGAAAGAGACACCGAGGGGTTCGGATCTATGGACACCGACGAAGACGACAGGTATGAGATGATTGATATTCAATCTCGAACATGTTCTACACGCGTGGTGATTGAAAATGCTTTTTTTAGTCTTGATAATTTCAATAATTACTTAGTAGTTTTTAAAAAGAATGATAAAATTCAGGGACAAAGAAGGAGAGACGTCCGCTCAACACCCTGAAGAGGACGGTAAGGGAGATGAGACGATTCTGCACGTCGAAAGAGACACCGAGGGGTCCGGATCTATGGACACCGACGAAGACGACAGGTATGAGATGATTGATATTCAATCTCGAACATGTTCTACACGCGTGGTGATTGAAAATGCTTTTTTTAGTCTTGATAATTTCAATAATTACTTAGTAGTTTTTAAAAAGAATGATAAAATTCAGGGACAAAGAAGGAGAGACGTCCGCTCAACACCCTGAAGAGGAGAAGCACCAATCAACGGGCGACGGCAATAGGTATGGGACAATATTAAACCTCAAACATGTTCACTACGCACGATGATAGAAAATGTTCTTGTGCACTCGATAATTTCAATAATTGCTTACTAGTTACTAAAAAACGATAAAATTCAGGGACGAAGGAGGAGATATGTCCGGCCAGCACACTGAAAAGGAGAGACCCCAATCCACGGACGACAGTGATGACAATCATATTC is a window from the Rhodamnia argentea isolate NSW1041297 chromosome 8, ASM2092103v1, whole genome shotgun sequence genome containing:
- the LOC115741152 gene encoding GDP-mannose 4,6 dehydratase 1, whose protein sequence is MATQNDTPKSGSGANGEAPPPQHRKVALITGITGQDGSYLTEFLLDKGYEVHGLIRRSSNFNTQRINHIYIDPHNAHKARMKLHYADLSDASSLRRWIDTISPDEVYNLAAQSHVAVSFEIPDYTADVVATGALRLLEAVRSHVSATGRSHIRYYQAGSSEMFGSTPPPQSETTPFHPRSPYAASKCAAHWYTVNYREAYGLFACNGILFNHESPRRGENFVTRKITRAVGRIKIGLQSKLFLGNLQASRDWGFAGDYVEAMWMMLQQEKPDDYVVATEESHTVEEFLDVAFGYVGLKWRDHVVIDKRYFRPAEVDNLKGDASKAKKVLGWKPKVGFEKLVKMMVDEDVELAKREKVLVDAGYMDAQQQP
- the LOC115733354 gene encoding putative disease resistance protein At1g58400; the protein is MASEAAAEILSQKLETLLHHPECVRCLSMDDLVKEAKKKVATIQGFFSTQDRPSKSMEWLGRLLRAMYEAEDFIDKFHLGEARGRHGALHVVTRPAAELVSKYELWRNLSNLVKKLEELCQDQYLKSKMKMVPASSCSPASVTWQGQKKVRLTSYWNLQASYLCRKEKKKKIMELIEGEAKGQVVTVTSIWGEEGTGKTLLARSVYGEAMCLGVESRAWVHVSAGMEVKEFLFEILRQMGMPAREVKDMSLDEITEMLSNELAKRKKYLIVLDNVQQSNTLLLLRFVGIILFHRQGHIIIATRHSSIDGIMKLFEATGIVLDKLNDDKSKKMLASKLYRVPDGQNLWKNKDILSTCGGLPLSLSLLGGLLSYAEEHERQEPKLSALLKDCSGLSGIVQSSYRRLPVHLKPCFIYMALFPVASLIPTRRLVRLWLAEGLLDSHCYDSERKRTRLPEDVGENFILELAERNLIDVVSWRADGSPKACQMPTRMHDMILPIAISSGFLHIHDASKSKHGELTSQQEQAQPRETKVRWLAEHTNIVRGGQGSSNPGLNLGQVRSFLSFYLRRGMLTKDIGTVLRNITSKTDYSLLRVLDLEGVYKPSLQGVLHKLVLLRYLGLRSTVLDSIPREVADLHYLETLDIKHTNITSLPSSLWKARNLRHLHLNWFYIDLKKILKACGNNVEALAKLQTLSGLVIGDVKENSMTEHMNSLTSLTTLKLFLQQSDKGPSSGAAGKMISRWISTRLTNLQSLTFGVIQEAKSAEEAETAKGAEPQAGAKQEVGAAPAEPTKAKPKKSQVGGLPTLSLAEHHELLELYLLGQLEKPIWTRLLPDSLRVLTLSGSKVETDMIPELGNLLTSLRTLRLLANSFRGKSLRFTAGGFPSLKILKIWKLPQLEDVTIEEGAMPHLKEVEFRHLEKLKTIDRICRCKELETIWVIYGTDKPAFVKPLEDGKGDETILHVERDTEGSGSMDTDEDDRDKEGETSAQHPEEDGKGDETILHVERDTEGSGSMDTDEDDRDKEGETSAQHPEEDGKGDETILHVERDTEGFGSMDTDEDDRDKEGETSAQHPEEDGKGDETILHVERDTEGSGSMDTDEDDRDKEGETSAQHPEEDGKGDETILHVERDTEGSGSMDTDEDDRDKEGETSAQHPEEDGKGDETIPHVERDTEGFGSMDTDEDDRDKEGETSAQHPEEDGKGDETILHVERDTEGSGSMDTDEDDRDKEGETSAQHPEEEKHQSTGDGNRDEGGDMSGQHTEKERPQSTDDSDDNHIHIHVE